Genomic segment of Halostella limicola:
ACCGACGGGGACGCATCGACCGACGACGGCGGCCACTGCAGCACGCCCGACAGCGACGGCGAGGTCGCCGAGGAGATAGCGATAATCTCCTTCGAGCGCAAGCTGGACACCGCCGAGGAGATCAAGGAGGGCATCGGCGACCGCTACGAGACGATCGACATTATCGAGTACCACGGCGACGTGTTCGCGGAGCACTGGGGCGAGTACGACTGCTTCGTCGGCCTGATGGCCAGCGGCATCGCGATGCGCAAGACCGCGCCGCTGCTCGACGACAAGTGGGACGACCCGGCCATCTGCGTCGTCGACGAGGAGCTGACGTGGGCCATCCCCATCACCGGCGGACACCACGGCGCGAACCAGGTCGCCGACGACCTCGCGTCGATGGGCGCGGTCCCGGCGATGACGACAGCGAGCGAGGCGGCGGACAAGCAGGGCGTCGAGAAGCAGGCGAAGGCGCTCGACGCGCACGTCGTCAACGGCGACTCGACGGTGGCGACGAACCTCGCCGTGCTGGACGACGAACTCGGCCCCGTCGAGCGCCTCGACGGCCCGAAGGCCGTCCTCGTGGGCGACGACGTCACCGTCCTGAAGCGCAACGCGGACGACGGCGTCGTGCTCGGAACCGGGAGCGTCTCCGGCGCGAAGGTCGAGCAGTTCCACGCGGCGTGGGAGCGGGCGCTCGACGAGGCCGGGAAAGAGTGGGACGACGTGGAGTTCGTCGCCACCGGCACGCGCAAGGAGGAGGAGCCCGGCCTGCTCGAAGCGGCCGAGGAGAAGGGCCTCGGCGTGGTCTCGATGACCAAGGAGGACCTCGAACCCCACGAGGGGCCGACCCCCTCGCGCTCGAAAGAGCTGATCGGCTGGCCCGGCATCGCCGAGGCGAGCGCCATCGCGGCCGGCGCCGAGCACGAACTCCTGCTGGCGAAGCTCAGTCACGACGACGCGGTGACGGTGGCGGTCGGGCGATAGCGCGACCCTCCCGCCGATCCCGGAGCGACCCGTTCACCGACCGACGCTCGGAGCCGGCGTCGTCACGCCCGACTCCCGACGCCCAACGTATCGGAGACCTGTAGCGCCGCACCGAGCCCGGAGCACACGACGCCGACCGGGACGAGCGCCAGCCCGAGGCCGATCGGGCCGTCGATCCGCACGAACAGGTGCGTACCGGTGAGCGTCCACAGCGTCGTCAGCACGTACTGGACGGCGAGCAGGAGCACCGCACCGCCCCCGGCCGCGACCCCCAGCGTGAGCAGTTGCCGCGGCCGCTCCTCCGGCGCCGACGTCCGGGCGACGAGATACAGGAGGCCCGCCTCGGCGATCGCGAGCGATCCCGCGACCGCGTAGACGACGGCGAATATCCCAGCGAGGCCCGCCGCGAACCCGTCGCCGCGCGGCGTTTCGGGGACGTTCGAGAGGATGTCCGCCGCGATGGTTACACCGACCGTGCCGACCGCCCCGGCTCCGAGCGCGACGGCGCGGGGCGTTGGACTGAGGACCATAATTCCGGTCATGTGGGACGGTAGATAAACGCACCGAACGGAAGCCGGAGAACGGTCTCGCTGTTCACTCCAGCAGTCGCTCCCGCACGTCGCCGTCCGGTATCTCGCAGCGGTCCTTCTTCCCGAACCAGCGGTAGCGGTTGGCCGCGACGACGTCGTACGCCCGGTCGCGGATCCGGCGCGGGACGAGCCGGAACGGAGCGAGCAGGCCGTAGACGCCGCCGAGGAGTTCGGCGATCCGGAGGACGGCGTCCGACTTCACGTAGTGGTCGTCGCCCTCGACCAGGACGACCGACTCCAGTTCGTCGGTCGGGAGGCCGCGCTCGGCGAGCAGTTCCCGCCCCGCCTCGGACTGGAGCGACGCGAAGCGGAACCGGCCCTCGGGGTCCCGCGGCGCGAGAAACTGGACGAACCCGCTGCAGAGGTTACAGACGCCGTCGAAGAGGACGACCGGCCCGTCGTTCGGAGTGTCCGCGGTCATCGAGTGCCTCGATCTTCGGTTCTCCGACAATTGAGCGTTTCGAACGGTCGGAGGCGCGTTCGTTTCATCGCACAGAAAGCTTATTTAGCGCCGGCGGGGACGCTGGCGAACGGACCTCCCCGCTCACACATGAACCGCCGCACGCCCTCCCTCCCCTCCACGGTCCCAGACGCACTGGACAGGCTGCCCGCCGCGTTCGCGCGCCGGGTCGCGGTCGACCGCCGGGCGCTCGCCGCGTTCCGCGCCGCGCTCGGCGCGCTGGTGATCGCCGACCTCGCGCTCCGGTCGCGCGACCTGGTCGCGTTCTACACCGACGCGGGCGTCCTCCCGCGTTCTGCCCTGTTCGCGGACTACGGAACGGTCTACTCGGTCCACGCGGTCTCGGGCGCACCGTGGGCACAGGCTCTCCTGTTCCTGCTCGCCGGCGCGGTCGCCCTCGCACTGGTCGTCGGCTATCGGACGCGGGCCGCGACGGCGGTCACGTGGCTCCTGCTCGTCTCGCTCCACCTGCGCAACTCGATGGTGCTCAACGGCGGCGACACCCTGCTGCGCATGCTGCTGTTCTGGGCGATCTTCCTGCCGCTGGGCGACCGGTGGGCGGTCGACGCGCGAACGGGGGCGGACGAAACCGAGACGACGGCGGCCTCCGTCGGAACGATGGCCGTGCTGCTCCAGGTCGTCCTGATGTACGGGACCAACGCCGTCCACAAGACGAGAAGCGACGCGTGGACCAGCGGGGAGGCGGTCGCTTACGTCTTCCAGGCCGACCACCTGACCATACTGCTCGGCGACGCGCTCGCGGGGTATCCCGCCCCCCTGGAAGCCTTCACCTACCTCTGGATGGCACTGATCCTCGCCTCGCCGCTTCTCCTCGTGCTCACCGACCTCCCGCGGGCGGCGCTTGCGTCGGCCTTCGCCGGGATGCATCTCGGCATGCTCGTCACGCTCCGGATCGACCTGTTCCCGCTGATCGCCGTCGCGGGGCTGATCCCGTTCTACCCGCCGGTCGTCTGGGACGCCGCGGAGTCGCTCGCCGACCGGATCGGCGCGGCTGCCGCCGTCGAGTCCCTGTCGGAGCGCGTCGCCCCGCCTGCCGTCGTCTCCGTTCCAGCAGCCGTGTCGCTGGGGCGCTCCGCGGACCTCGCGTCGGACAGCTCAGCGACCGCCGCCCTCTCCGCCGCTCTCGAACGGGCGCGAGGGGCGTTCCTGACCCTCGTCCCCTGCGTCTTCCTCGTGCTGGTCGTCACGTCGAACGCCGCAGCGGTCGACTACGCGACGACGCCCGACGCCGGCGACCGGGCGCTGGACGCCATCCGGGGCGACCAGAACTGGCGCATGTTCGCCCCGACCCCGACGCGGACGACGAAGTGGTTCGCGGCCCCGGCGGCGCTGGAGAACGGCTCCGAGGTCGACCTCCTCCACCGGTCGCGGGTCGACCTCGACCGGCCGGCGCGGGCGCAGGACGCGTATCCCACCTCGCGCTGGCGGAAGTACCTCGTCAACGCCCGGTTCGCCGACAACGAGAAGCACCGCTCCTACCTCGCGAACTATCTCTGTGAACGCTGGAACGAGGGCCGCGGGGTCGACGCCGAGTCGGTCACGGTCTACTACCTCTACGAGCGCACCGACCCGTACGACGGCACGACCGCGTCGGGCGAGACGGCGATCCTGACTTACGACTGCGACGGCGAGTTCGTGCAGAGCGCGGGGTGACCCGACGGCGCCCCGCGCTCCGCCGCCGTACCGACTCGGAGCAACTGCTCGCGGCTCGGTCAACCTCACTGGTCCGCCGAGTAACCTCACTTTCACTAATACAACCAAAATTGTTTTACCTGAAACTCGCGTTGTACCGGGCGTGAGAGACAGGAGTTCGAGCCGCCGTCGAACGCGGCCGGCACAGACGGAGGGGGTAGCGTGACCGACGAGGTCGCGCCCGCCGACGACCTCGGCAAGCTGTACGTCGTCGGCATCGGGCCCGGCCTGCCGGGCGACATGACCCAGCGCGCGAAGGACGTCATCCAGACCGCGGACTGCGTCATCGCGTCGAACCTCTATCAGGAGTTCCTCCGGAAGGACGGGACCTTACCACCAGAGACACCGCGAGACTCCTCCGGAGCCTCGCGAACTCCCGAACCCGACGATTCGGGAACCGCCACAGACGGCGGGACGGCGTCCGCCTCCGCGAGCGCCCAACCGGACCAGGAGGTGATCCGCTCCACGATGGGCCGCCAGATCGAACTCGCCCGCGAGGCGTTCGAGCGCGTCCGGAACGGCGAGACGGTCGCGCACGTCTCCGGCGGCGACCCGAACGTGTACGGCAAGTCCGACCTGCTGTTCCTGATGGCGCAGGAGGACGAGGTGAACGACGTCCCCATCGAGATCGTCCCCGGCGTCACCGCGGCGCTGGGCGGCGCGGCGAACCTCGGCGCGCCGCTGTCGAACGACTTCTGCACGATCTCGCTGTCCGACAAGTGGCGCGGGTGGGACGAGATCGAGGAGAAGCTCCGGGCCGCCGCCATCTCGGGGTTCGTCATCGTCCTGTACAACTGCTGGCGCAACTACGAGCGGGCGGTCGAGATCGTCCGCGAGGAGCGCGCCGACGACGCGGCGGTCGCCATCGTCAACGACGCCGGCCGCGGCGACGCCGGCCGCAACGGCGAGAGTCAGACGATCACGACGCTCGGCGAGGCCACGGAGCACGACGACAAGGTCGCCGGGATGGGCACCTCGCTCGTCATCGGCAACCACGAGACCGAGGTCTGGAGCAACGACTACGAGCGGTTCCTCGTCACCCCGCGCGGCGGGCGTGACGTCGACGACTTCTGAACCATGAGCACGGACGACACCACCACGGACACCGAATCGAAGTGCGGGGCATCGAAGACGGACGCGAGCACCGAAACGAGTAGCGAGTCGAAGTGCGGCGCGAGCGAGAGCGAGGACTCAGGCTCCTCGTCCGCGTGCGGGGCCTCATCCACCTCGGACGAGGAGGAGGAAGTCGGTGCGACGGTCGACGACTTCGACGCGGACCCCGGTCGCCTCGTCGCGGTCGGTCTCGGCCCGGGCCAACCCGAGGGGATGACCTCGCGCGCGAAGGCGGCCCTCTCCGAGGCCGAGCACATCGTCGGCTACACGACCTACGTCGACCTCGTGCCCGACGAGATCACCGACGACGCGGAGGACGTCTACTCGACGCCGATGTGTGGCGAGGTGTCGCGCACGGAGGAGGCCATCGACCGCGCGCTGGCCGGCAACGACGTGGCGATCATCGGCAGCGGCGACCCGAACGTCTACGCGCTGGCCGGCCTCGCGCTGGAAATCGTCGAGTCGAAGGGCGCGACCGCGTCGATGCTCGGCTTCGAGGTGGTGCCCGGCGTCCCCGCCGCGCAGTCCTGCGCGGCCCGCGTCGGCGCGCCGCTGGTCAACGACACCGTCTCGATCTCGCTGTCGGACCACCTGACGGACATGCCGACCATCGAGTCGCGCCTCCACGCCGTCGCGAAGGAGGGGTTCACCATCGCCATCTACAACCCGTGGAGCCGCAAGCGCCGGGAGAACTTCGAGAAGTGCTGCGAGATCCTCACGGAGCACCGCGACGCGGACACCCCGGTCGGCATCGTCCACGCCGCGGGGCGCGACGACGAGGAGGTCGAGATCACCACACTCGGCGAACTCGAAGAGTTGGCCGAGACGGACCTCATCGACATGACGACCACCATCCTCGTCGGCAACGAGGACACCTACGAGTGGGACGGGCGGATGGTCACCCCGCGCGGCTACGAGACCAAGTACGAGTACTGAGATGTACCGAGTCACTATCGACAAGGACGCCTGCGACGGCATCTTCGCCTGCCTGACGCGGGACCCGCGGTTCGTCGAGGACGACGACGACGGCCTCGCGACCGTGGACCCCGCGGCCGACCCAGTTCCACCCGCTGGGTCCGACGACGGTCGGATCCGGGAGGAAGACGGCAAGATAGTCGCGGAGTTCGACGACGACCGCGCCGACGAGGCCCGCGAGGCCGCCGCGGCGTGCCCGCCGAACGCGATCACGGTGGAAGATATCTAATGTCACTGAGCATCGGCAAGCCCGACGACATGCTCGCGGCCCACCCCGAGACGGCGTACTTCTGGGGACGGGTCGCGGCCGACGGCGACCTCGAATCGGACTGCGTGACCGTGCGGACCAACGACGAGACCGCGGCCCGCCGCCTCGCCGCGATCGCCGGCGCGGAGCAGGTCGACCGCCGGATCCTCGAGCGCGAGTACGCCCACGACACGTCGATCACCCGCACCGAGGACGAGTACGCGGTACAGGTGTTCGGCGATCTGGCGGACCGCGCCGGCGCGGCGCTGGGCCTGCCGGTCGACGGCGAGCCCGGCGGCTACCGCTTCGGCGCGTTCGCGGACCACGACCGACAGCTCCTGCGCGGCCTGCTCGAAGGCTGCGGGACGGTGTGTTTCAAGTCCGACGACGGGGCGGTGGGAGTGTCGTTCATCCACGAGGACCGCCGCCTGCTGGAGACGGTCCAGTCGCTGCTCGACGACGCGCCGGTGGACGCGCCGTACGGCGACCCGGCGGAGGCGTCGTCGGGCCACTGGTTCGGCGTGGACGACGACGCCGTCCCCGACCTCGGCCCGTGGCTGTACGACGGCAGCGAGGAGACCGGGCTGTTCGCACCGAGTCGGCGGCGGAAACTCCGGCGGAGCCTCGACCGGCTATGAGCCGGACGACCGACGCGGCTGGCGGGTTCGACGACGAGGCCGTCCTGCTCGTCGGGCACGGCTCCCGCCGCGAGAAGTCGAACGAGCAGGTCCGAGAACTCGCGGTCGACCTGGAGGGCCGGCTCGGAATTCCCGTCGACGCCGGCTTCCTCGAACTCGCGGAGCCAGCGATCCCGGACGCCATCGCGGGGCTCGCGCCCGCGGTCTCGGAGATCACGGTCGTCCAGCTGTCGCTGTTCGCCGCCAGCCACGTGAAAAACGACGTGCCGCTGGCGGTCGAGCAGGCGCGCGCCGACCACCCGGGGCTGACGCTGAACAACGGGGCGCACCTCGGTATCCACCCCGCCATCGTCGACCTGCTCGACGACCGGGCGGCCGCCGTCGAGCGCGAGCTGGGCGTCGACCGGACGGAGGACGACGTGGCGGTCGTGCTGTGCGCCCGCGGGTCCTCGGACCCGGACGCCAACGCGGACGTCCACAAGCTGGCCCGCCTGCTGTACGAGGGCCGGGAGTTCTCCCGCGTCGAGGCGTCCTTTATCGGCGTCACGGACCCGCTGCTCGACGACACGCTACACGCCGTCGCCAAACACCGCCCCGCCGCCGTCGTCGTCGTGCCGTACATGCTCGGCGACGGCGTGCTGACGGGGCGCATCCGCGACGGCGCGAGCGAGTTCGACGCGGAGTACCCGTACGTGGACGCCGCCTGCGGCGACCCGCTCGGCACCGATTCCCGCCTGCTCGACGTGCTCGGCGACCGCTGGCAGGAGGCCAGGACGGGCAGCGTCGAGATGTCCTGCGACACCTGCAAGTACAAGGTGGAACTGGACGGCTACGAGGAGGACCAGGGCGGCGCGCGGGCGATGCTCCGCGCGCTGACCCACCAGGAGGCCCACGCCGACCGGGAGGACGTCGACGACGACCCGCACGTCCACGACGCGCCGGAGAAACACGTCGCGGTCTGCACGAACCAGACCTGCGCCGCCGACGGGTCGGCGGCCGTCCTCGAGCGCCTGCGGCAGGCCGCCCGCGACTCCGAGGCGTGCGACGCCCGCATCACGCGGTCGTCCTGCCTCGGCCGCTGCGGCGACGGCCCGATGGTCGCCGTCTACCCCGACGGCGTCTGGTACGGCGGCGTCGCCGAGGACGACGCCGAGCGCATCGTCTCGTCCCACCTCGACCGGGACCGAATCGTCAGCGACATCGTCGACCAGACCCTGTAACCGACCATGACCTGTCACGAACTCGAAGCCCTACGGCTCGGACTGATGAACGTCCTCGGTACCGAGGGCCGAAGCGCCCGCGAACACGCGGAGAAGGAACTCGAAGGGGAGCTGACGGGGCCCATCGAGGGCCTCGCGAACGCCGGTTCCCTCTCGGAGATCGAGCGCCACCTCGACGCGGCGCTCGTCGACCTGGAGGAGGAAGTCGCCGAGGCCGACCGCGACAGCCAGAAGTACGACTACCTCCGGGGCCGCCTCGTCGCCGTCCGCGACGCGGAGCGGGCGGTGTCGCGGATCACCCAGCAGGGCGAGAGCGTCCTCGACGGCCTCGGGGAGGCTCACGACGTCCTGCACGAGACGTTCCCGACCGATGAGTGACGCGCGAGCGCCCGACGCGCCGCCCGCGGACGGCTGGACGAGCGTCCCCCTCGGCGACGTGCCCGCAGCGGGGTCACGCCACCGGGGCCGCCGGTCCAGCGTCCTGCTGACCGACGGCCTGGTCGTCGCCGGCACCGCCGACGGCGAGGTCCGCGCGTTCGACCGGGAGACGCTGGACCGGCAATGGACCGCGGAGTGCGAGGGCAAGCCGGTGAGCCTGGCGGCGCTCGGCGGGGACGCGGACGGGGCGTCCGTCGTCGTCGGCGAGCGCGGCCCGACCGGCGCCGTCACCGCTCTCGACGCGGCCGACGGCGACGTCCGGTGGCGCTACGGGACGGCCGCCGACGTCGGCGGCCCGCAGAAGGAGACGCGGTTCTTCTACCCCTTCGTCGCCGATATCGCGACCGACGGCGACCGGGCGTACGTCGCCAGTCGGCGGTACGAGCGAGACGGGAACGACTCGGGCCCGGACCGCGTCTTCGAGAGCGTCGTCTACGCGTTCGAGCGCGACGGGTCCGTCGCGTGGACGTTCGAGACGGACGCCTCCCCCATCGCGCTCGACCGGCGCGACGACCGCCTCGCGGTCGCGTTCAACCGCTGCCTCGACGACCACCAGCACGGACTGGTCGTCCTCGACGCGGGGAGCGGCGACCCCCTCGTCGACTGGGACCCCGGAACCGAGGGGCAGCGCCGCTGCGGCGACGTGTCCCTGCTCGCGGACGGCGTCGCCGTCACCAGCCACGGCGACTACCGCGGCTACGTCCTCGACCGCGACGGAGGTGTCCGCTGGCGCGTCGACCTCGCGACGCCGGTCGACGAGGGCGGCGAGACGGTCTACGCCTACCCCAACCACGTCCACGCGACGGAGGCGGGCGTCGTCTTCGTCACGGGCAACACCTACCCGGAAGAGGGCCGCGAGACTGATGCTCGCCACCCCAGCGAGCACACTGCCTTCGGCTACTCGCCCGGCGGCGACCGCCGCTGGACCGACGACGTGGGCGGCTTTGTCACCGACCTCGGTGCGGACGGCGACCTCGTTGCCGCGCCAGGCGCGCAGAACTTCCGGGAGCGCGACCCCGACGACCACGCGCTGCGCGCGTACGACGTGAACGAGGGCCGTCGCGAACTCCTCGACGCCGGCGGCGTCGTCACCGCAGCGGCGCTCGACGGGGGCGTCGCAGCGGCTATCGAGGAACCCGTCGAGTACCACGACGATGGCGAGCGCCGCGGTGCACACCGTCTGCACGTCGGCCGGATCTGAGTCGCTCCGCCGCTCATTCTCCGGGGTCGAGCATCTCCTCGAACGACCAGTCCTTGCTGTCCGGATCGAGGAGCCCCTCGTCCCCGCCGCCGAACGGCCCCTCGTCGAACGGTCCGTCACCGCCGCCGAGCGGTCCGTCGTCCGGGACGCCGCCGTCCGCGTCCGTCTCGAAGTCGTCGAGCATCTCGCTCAGCCGCCGGGCCCGGCCGCCGAGAGTGGCCGCGGAGAGCGACACGTCCGCCAGCGCGGTGGTCTGACGCTCCGCTGCCGCGGCGACGGTCGCGGACTCCTCGGTCGCGGACTCGCTGACCGCGGCCGCCTCGTCGGCGAGGTCGACCGCCTGGTCGATCGACGCCGCCTGCTCGCAGGTCGTCTCGCTGATCCGCTGGACGCCGCGGTTCGTCACCTGCGCGTGGTCCGCGATCTCGCTCAGGGCCGCCGCGGCGTCCTCGACGGTGTCGGCGTGCTCCGAGACTCGCTCGCGCGTCTCGCGCACCGCCTCCGCAGTCCGGCCGGTCTGGCACTGCAGCCGGGTGACGCGGCTCTCGACGTCCCGCGTGACCTCCCGGCTCCGCTCGGCGAGGTCGTCCACCTGACGGGCGACCGCGGCGAACCCCTCGATCGACTCGTCCGCGCGGGCGGCCTCGATGTCGGCGTTCATCGCCAGCACGTTCGTCCGGTCGGCCACGTCGACCATTGTCTCGACGAGGTCGTCGATCCGCTCGATCTCGGCTTCGAGACGCTCGAACTCGGCGGCGGTCTCCTCGGACTCGGCCTCGATCCGCCGCATGCCGTCGACCGCCGCCCGGGCGGCTTCCCGCCCCTCGCGGCCCGTCTCGGCGCTCCGCTCCGCAAGCTCGGCCACCTGCACTGACGTCGCGGCGACGTCCTCGATAGTGGTCGACAGGTCGTCCATCTCCCTCGTGACGGACCGGAGCAGGTCGTGCTGTCGGTCCGCCCCGTCGGCGATCTCGCCGATCGACTCGCCGACCTGCTCGCTCGCGTCGCTGACCTCCTCCGCGCTGGCGGTGACCCGCTCGCTCGCCTCGCCGACCTCCTCCGCGAACGCCGAGAGCCGGGCCGCCGTCCCTTCCAGTTCCGCGATCATGTCGTTGAACTCGCGGGCGATCTCGGCCATCGCCTCGTTCTCCCCGTCGGGGTCCATCCGCTGTGTGAGGTCGCCCTCGGCGCACCGCTGCATGACCGCGCTGTACTCGTCGGCTTTCGCCTCCAGGCGTCGGTTCGTCGTCTCGGCGTCGCGGATCCGCGCCTGCAGCGAGTCGCGCATGCTCGCGAAGCCCGCGTAGAGGCGGCCGATCTCGTCCTGCCGGCGCGTCCCGAGGTCGACATCGAGATCGCCCGACTCCATCCGCCGGGCCTTCCGCCGGAGCCGCGACAGCGGGACGATCGTCTGGCACCCGAGGACGACGCCGACGAGGAGCAGCGACCCCAGGCCGCCGGCCACGATCGTCAGGACGCTCTTGGCGACGCCGTCTCGCACCGCGTACGCACGGTCCTTGTCGACGGCGGCGATCGCCACCCAGTCGGTCCCCCGGATCCGGGCGTACGCGAGCAGGTGCGTGCTGGTCTCCCGGAGGGACATGTTTCCGTGCCGATGCTCCCGGTCGCGGTCGCCCTCGTCGAGGAGCGCTCGGACGTGGGCCCGCGTGTCGCCCGGCGCCTCCGCGTCAGAGTTGTTGCTCGTCAGCACCGTCTCTCCCTCGGTGTCGACGATCCACGTCATCTGCGTCGACTTCGGCTGGTGGAGGTCGTCGAGTCGGTGGTAGAACCCGCCGACGACGACGACCATCCGGTCGCGCTCCGGCACCGACGAGGCGAACGCGACGACCTCGTGGTCGTGCAACACCGGCGACCAGTACGATGAGTCGGTCATCCGGACCTCGTCGCTCCCGTTCGGGGCCAGTTCGGTCCACGGCATCGCCACCGCAGACAGGGATTCCCCCTCCAGCGACGGCGCCGTGCTCGCGGCGACGGTGTCGTTCGCGGTGTCGACGTAGTGGACCGCCTTGACGGGGCCCGAACTCTCCGTCCGCCGTTCGAGGCGCTCGCGGACCGCCTCGGCGTCGCCGTCGCGGAGCGCGTCCGCGCAGGAGAGCGCCTGCGTCTGCCCGCGCATGTTCCGTATCCA
This window contains:
- a CDS encoding methyl-accepting chemotaxis protein; translation: MSKRGRETGDGDDGIGTRLRVLVPGIVQRRYAAKFVASMLVVVLVISAVGAINYVEARDTVEADAQTQLRSTAHLQSDAVSEWIRNMRGQTQALSCADALRDGDAEAVRERLERRTESSGPVKAVHYVDTANDTVAASTAPSLEGESLSAVAMPWTELAPNGSDEVRMTDSSYWSPVLHDHEVVAFASSVPERDRMVVVVGGFYHRLDDLHQPKSTQMTWIVDTEGETVLTSNNSDAEAPGDTRAHVRALLDEGDRDREHRHGNMSLRETSTHLLAYARIRGTDWVAIAAVDKDRAYAVRDGVAKSVLTIVAGGLGSLLLVGVVLGCQTIVPLSRLRRKARRMESGDLDVDLGTRRQDEIGRLYAGFASMRDSLQARIRDAETTNRRLEAKADEYSAVMQRCAEGDLTQRMDPDGENEAMAEIAREFNDMIAELEGTAARLSAFAEEVGEASERVTASAEEVSDASEQVGESIGEIADGADRQHDLLRSVTREMDDLSTTIEDVAATSVQVAELAERSAETGREGREAARAAVDGMRRIEAESEETAAEFERLEAEIERIDDLVETMVDVADRTNVLAMNADIEAARADESIEGFAAVARQVDDLAERSREVTRDVESRVTRLQCQTGRTAEAVRETRERVSEHADTVEDAAAALSEIADHAQVTNRGVQRISETTCEQAASIDQAVDLADEAAAVSESATEESATVAAAAERQTTALADVSLSAATLGGRARRLSEMLDDFETDADGGVPDDGPLGGGDGPFDEGPFGGGDEGLLDPDSKDWSFEEMLDPGE